GCCGGACCGGCCGCTCGACGTCGACCTCGACGCTCGTCGGGCCGAGTACCGGCGACACCAGCAGCTTCGCGCCCCTCGCGTCATCGCGAGCGACGGGGAGATCCCTCGTGGGGAGTCACCCGCCGAATCGGACGCCGATCGGCTCGTCGGGACGCCGACGGCCGGCGGGGTCGCCGAAGGAACCGCCCGCGTCGTCCGCGACCCGAGCGACGCGACCATCGAGTCGGGTGAGATTCTCGTTGCCCCGCACACCGACCCGGGCTGGACACCGCTCTTTCTCAACGCGGCGGGCCTCGTGACCGACGTCGGCGGCGAGATGACTCACGGGTCGCTGGTCGCACGGGAGTACGGGATCCCGTCGGTCGTCGTCGCCGGAGCGACCGAGACACTCGAAACCGGACGACGAGTCCGCGTCGACGGCGACAGCGGCGTCGTCGAACTGCTCGACGAGGAGTGACGACCGCCGAGGGATCCCCATGGGACCGATCGCCGCGGTGATTCGGATCGTCTCGAAGCGGATCGAGCGCGACGATCTGGTGGCCACGTTCAAATTTCTCGGCATCGTGACGGTGCTCCCGTTGCTTCCGAACGAGGGACTCGACACCCTGTTCGGAGTGAACCCCCGCCACGTCTGGCTGGTCGTCGCGTTCGTCGCCGGGTTGAGCTTTCTGGGCTATCTCCTGTCGAAGGTCGTCGATCCGAAACGGGCGATCTGGCTGTCCGGGGTCGTCGGCGGCTGTCTCTCCTCGAGTTTGGCGATCGTGTCCCTGTCGGAGCAGGCGAGGAGATATCCGGAATTCGCCGCCGTCTACACGGTAGCCGCCGCGACAGCGTCGACGATCCTGTTTCCGCGACTGTTCGTCGTCGTCGGCATCGTCAGTCCGTCGCTCGCGCGCTCGCTGGCGGTTCCGTTCGTCGCCATGACGGGGGTCGGTGCCATCGTGACGGTCCTCCTGTGGCACCGCGTCCGCACCGACGACTTGCCGCCGATCGAACTCGACACGCCGTTTCGCGTGCGTCCGGCGCTGGCGTTCGGCGCGCTCGTCGCAGTCGTCATGGCCGCTCTC
The Salinilacihabitans rarus DNA segment above includes these coding regions:
- a CDS encoding DUF4010 domain-containing protein, which encodes MGPIAAVIRIVSKRIERDDLVATFKFLGIVTVLPLLPNEGLDTLFGVNPRHVWLVVAFVAGLSFLGYLLSKVVDPKRAIWLSGVVGGCLSSSLAIVSLSEQARRYPEFAAVYTVAAATASTILFPRLFVVVGIVSPSLARSLAVPFVAMTGVGAIVTVLLWHRVRTDDLPPIELDTPFRVRPALAFGALVAVVMAALDTFDPAIPSAAARSGVVLIVAGKSVKNVGIAWVAGASRMARAVAALSLCSTALGTALVFLP